A single window of Mycosarcoma maydis chromosome 1, whole genome shotgun sequence DNA harbors:
- a CDS encoding uncharacterized protein (related to Zinc finger protein), which translates to MITAEQGDRLPHPDPDSLASSPIRVTEPGPSNRPEGGPSYVCPYEGCSKGYTKPSKLAQHIRSHTGERPFVCDHPGCGASYMRNEHLKAHQRRHRDASEKPFACQYEGCTLKFWTSSQLKNHVRACHDDHFSDAIESCAHDYVCTEDGCEMSFHKRKHLRQHIREHHSGPSAPICQGVDVSIEQGQEKMQISDTQALPFACHFPGCNKRFAANSKRKTHSRTHEDGRYTCSMDHSQPQQGDSQGSGPFIYTFPTWSALQAHMKQAHPPICPWPECGKQFQRQDNLRAHYRRHEERKLRLEMEAKLLEGSHESERNRLRAEMSDDSYASMSEQEEEHHAQPHVSGQHMGSSTQIGCPSHHETDGQTLPQQGKRLLTWDESLSSTLVQSAPLTEEELVRKAAQLHSSRPRRGGVFRDLSSPALSVVSSSSGKTGSARLRSIATSITSVRALPSAFACTWNGCSKVYTRKSTLSIHIRSAHLGERPFECSNCGRRFAHKHLASRHRRVCTGLHLSPEEGANSGSRLRFSLSEQPEQMEGKDSDEAEDDSHQDSGSETSSTTTTSEDDQGIYKEAVSVHGTNSTSSAIKPRLLDLLTGRGYSASHNGPHEAASPQRLSVDASEPAPKKRRTTRNRIFGCPWSKICSALDKQMIDPELFMTDAVDTAPATSDTQLLGTSSVTATCEHRFKRIYDLRRHLRAQHGLDLTTEELSAITHQTAWTHVH; encoded by the coding sequence atgatcACGGCTGAACAGGGCGATCGTCTTCCGCATCCGGATCCGGATTCCCTTGCATCGTCCCCTATCAGGGTAACGGAACCTGGCCCTAGCAACCGACCAGAAGGTGGTCCATCATATGTCTGTCCTTATGAAGGATGCAGCAAGGGCTACACAAAACCATCcaagcttgctcagcaTATCCGAAGTCACACAGGCGAGCGCCCATTCGTGTGCGACCATCCAGGGTGCGGTGCCAGTTACATGAGGAACGAGCACCTAAAAGCACACCAACGTCGCCATCGAGATGCGTCAGAAAAGCCGTTTGCATGTCAGTATGAAGGCTGCACACTCAAGTTCTGGACCTCGAGTCAGCTCAAGAACCACGTACGAGCCTGCCACGACGATCATTTTTCCGACGCGATCGAGTCATGTGCTCATGACTACGTCTGCACCGAGGATGGCTGCGAAATGTCGTTTCACAAACGCAAACACCTCCGTCAGCACATCCGCGAACATCACAGTGGACCTTCTGCTCCGATATGTCAAGGCGTCGACGTTTCTATCGAGCAAGGCCAAGAGAAAATGCAAATCTCAGACACACAGGCGCTGCCGTTCGCGTGTCATTTTCCTGGTTGTAACAAACGTTTTGCGGCGAACTCGAAACGCAAGACACACTCTCGTACTCACGAAGACGGACGATACACCTGCTCCATGGATCACTCGCAGCCTCAACAGGGCGATAGCCAAGGTTCAGGACCTTTCATTTACACTTTTCCCACCTGGTCCGCTCTGCAAGCGCATATGAAACAAGCTCACCCACCGATATGCCCCTGGCCGGAGTGTGGGAAGCAGTTTCAGCGCCAGGACAATCTCAGAGCCCACTATCGTAGGCACGAAGAACGAAAACTCCGactcgagatggaagcaaAACTCCTCGAGGGCAGCCATGAGTCTGAACGCAATCGACTACGCGCAGAAATGTCGGACGACAGCTATGCATCCATGTCGGAACAAGAGGAGGAGCATCATGCTCAGCCACACGTATCAGGCCAACATATGGGAAGCTCAACTCAGATTGGATGCCCATCGCATCACGAGACAGACGGGCAGACATTGCCGCAGCAAGGAAAGCGCTTGCTGACGTGGGATGAAAGtttgagctcgacgctcgtcCAATCTGCGCCACTCAcagaggaagagctcgtTCGCAAAGCGGCTCAGCTTCATTCATCACGACCTCGACGGGGCGGTGTGTTCCGCGACCTCAGCTCTCCCGCTCTCAGCGTCGTTTCGTCATCCTCAGGAAAGACAGGGTCCGCTCGTCTGAGAAGCATCGCGACCTCAATCACAAGTGTGCGAGCATTGCCTTCCGCCTTTGCGTGCACGTGGAACGGATGCAGCAAGGTGTATACTCGCAAATCCACCTTGTCTATTCACATTCGAAGCGCACATCTTGGTGAGAGACCTTTTGAATGTTCCAATTGCGGCCGCAGGTTTGCGCACAAGCATCTTGCATCGCGCCATCGCAGAGTCTGCACCGGGCTGCATCTATCGCCGGAGGAGGGAGCCAATAGTGGTAGCAGACTCAGGTTCTCCCTCTCTGAACAGCCCGAGCAGATGGAGGGGAAGGACTCTGATGAAGCCGAAGACGATTCGCACCAGGACAGCGGGTCGGAAACATCTTCAACGACAACAACATCCGAAGACGACCAGGGGATATACAAAGAGGCAGTGTCTGTGCACGGAACGAATTCTACTTCTTCTGCGATCAAGCCAAGGTTGCTTGACCTCCTGACCGGCCGAGGCTATTCGGCCTCCCACAACGGCCCTCACGAGGCTGCGTCTCCCCAACGTTTGTCGGTTGATGCCAGTGAACCTGCTCCTAAGAAACGGCGCACAACCCGGAATCGCATCTTTGGGTGTCCTTGGTCAAAAATTTGCTCGGCGCTGGATAAACAGATGATCGATCCTGAACTGTTTATGACTGATGCTGTCGACACAGCCCCAGCCACGTCTGATACCCAGCTTTTGGGAACTAGCAGCGTCACCGCTACGTGTGAGCATCGCTTCAAACGCATCTACGATCTGCGACGTCATCTTCGAGCACAGCATGGCTTGGATCTTACAACAGAAGAGCTCTCAGCCATCACACATCAAACTGCATGGACTCATGTACACTAG
- a CDS encoding putative translation elongation factor Tu, with protein sequence MSLLRTQASRFVVRPLATNKVVAAAPAAARTFVTRPSTNPASTLAGRARVCAAPLPRIAIASQVRTYAAESGKFERTKPHMNIGTIGHVDHGKTTLTAAITKTLHEAQGTGKFIDYASIDKAPEERARGITISTAHVEYETGNRHYAHVDCPGHADYIRNMITGAAQMDGAIIVVSAPDGQMPQTREHLLLAKQVGIKKLVVFINKVDQIDDPEMLELVEMEMRDLLSTYGFDGENTPFVSGSALAALESRDPEVGQQAILKLMEETDKWLDLPPRDLEKPFLMPVEDVFSIPGRGTVVTGRVERGTIQKGAEVEILGLGNTFKTTLTGIEMFHKQLDQGMAGDNMGALLRGVKREQVKRGQVMVIPGSIKPVKKFRAQVYILKKEEGGRYTPFMNNYRPQLFIRTADVTVSLTHPPGTEDADEKMVMPGDNVELDGELVHDIALEEGSRFTLREGGKTVGTGIVTKIHA encoded by the coding sequence ATGAGCCTCCTCCGAACTCAGGCTTctcgcttcgtcgtcaGGCCGCTGGCCACCAACAAGGTGGTTGCCGCCGCTCCCGCTGCTGCCCGCACCTTTGTTACTCGCCCTTCCACCAACCCTGCCTCCACCCTCGCAGGCCGTGCTCGAGTATGCGCTGCTCCCCTTCCccgcatcgccatcgcctcgCAGGTGCGAACTTATGCTGCTGAGTCGGGCAAGTTCGAACGTACCAAGCCGCACATGAACATCGGTACCATTGGCCACGTCGATCACGGAAAGACTACTCTCACCGCCGCCATCACAAAGACCCTCCACGAGGCTCAGGGCACCGGCAAATTCATCGACTATGCCTCCATTGACAAGGCGCCTGAAGAGCGCGCTCGTGGTATTACCATCTCCACCGCCCACGTCGAGTACGAGACGGGCAACCGCCACTACGCCCACGTCGACTGCCCCGGTCACGCCGATTACATTCGTAACATGATTACCGGTGCCGCTCAGATGGACGgtgccatcatcgtcgtctcgGCCCCCGATGGCCAGATGCCTCAAACGCGTGAGCATCTtttgctcgccaagcaAGTCGGTATCAAGAAGCTTGTCGTCTTCATCAACAAGGTcgaccagatcgacgacccagagatgctcgagcttgtcgagatggagatgcGCGATCTTCTCTCCACCTACGGCTTTGACGGCGAAAACACTCCCTTCGTCTCTGGCTCAGCCCTTGCGGCCCTTGAGAGCCGTGACCCCGAAGTCGGCCAACAGGCTATCCTTAAGCTCATGGAAGAGACCGACAAGTGGCTCGACCTTCCCCCTCGTGATCTCGAGAAGCCTTTCCTCATGCCCGTCGAGGACGTCTTCTCTATCCCCGGTCGTGGCACTGTCGTCACCGGTCGTGTTGAGCGTGGTACCATCCAGAAGGGTGCCGAAGTTGAGatcctcggtctcggcaaCACCTTCAAGACCACCCTTACTGGTATCGAAATGTTCcacaagcagctcgaccaggGTATGGCCGGTGACAACATGGGTGCCTTGCTGCGTGGTGTCAAGCGAGAGCAGGTCAAGCGTGGTCAGGTCATGGTCATCCCAGGCTCTATCAAGCCTGTCAAGAAGTTCCGTGCTCAGGTCTACATTctcaagaaggaggagggcGGTCGATACACCCCCTTCATGAACAACTACCGACCTCAGCTCTTTATCCGAACCGCCGATGTCACTGTTTCGCTCACTCACCCTCCCGGAACCGAGGACGCCGACGAGAAGATGGTCATGCCCGgtgacaatgtcgagctcgacggtGAGCTCGTTCACGACATTGCCCTTGAGGAGGGTTCGCGATTCACCCTCCGTGAAGGTGGTAAGACCGTCGGTACCGGTATCGTGACCAAGATTCACGCCTAA
- a CDS encoding uncharacterized protein (related to N-acetyltransferase), giving the protein MKINRNTVLVGCNVALVPYRKQHVPRYHEWMKDPLIQEQTASEPLSLEEEYEMQQSWAVDEDKLTFIILALPQEHHDASDVDTIVSRGKMVGDVNIFFNQRHEEEEQDQGDQTREKQCGSTHSVVFDAECEIMIAEHSHRRKGIARQALQMMFSFVTSQPTPKARSLTELSHARSVDVSSVDSAAASSVNKQHCTLPIPSDWLTCKISLSNNASIKLFESLGFARHTISEVWQEVEMRFSSTDAALRQQCDKAIRQILFWQDG; this is encoded by the exons ATGAAGATCAATCGCAATACAGTCCTGGTAGGGTGCAACGTGGCATTAGTACCCTACCGCAAGCAGCATGTGCCTCGCTATCACGAATGGATGAAGGATCCGCTCATCCAGGAGCAGACCGCCTCCGAgccgctctcgctcgaggaAGAATACGAGATGCAGCAGTCATGGgcggtcgacgaggacaaGCTTACATTCATCATCCTTGCACTTCCCCAAGAGCATCATGACGCGTCAGATGTTGATACCATCGTTTCCCGGGGCAAGATGGTGGGTGATGTCAACATTTTTTTCAATCAAAGGcatgaagaagaagagcaagatcaagggGACCAGACGCGAGAGAAACAGTGTGGCTCGACGCACAGTGTCGTGTTCGACGCAGAGTGCGAGATAATGATTGCAG AACACAGTCACCGGCGCAAAGGGATAGCACGTCAAGCGTTACAAATGATGTTCTCGTTTGTCACATCACAACCCACCCCCAAAGCTCGTTCTCTCACAGAATTATCTCACGCCAGATCTGTGGACGTTAGCAGCGTAGattcagctgctgcgtcgtCCGTCAATAAACAGCACTGCACACTGCCGATTCCCTCCGATTGGCTCACCTGCAAGATTTCTCTGAGCAACAATGCCTCTATCAAGCTGTTCGAGTCGCTCGGCTTCGCCCGTCACACCATCAGCGAAGTTTGGCAAGAAGTCGAGATGCGCTTTTCCAGCACCGATGCGGCGCTTCGGCAGCAATGTGACAAAGCCATTCGCCAAATTCTCTTCTGGCAAGATGGCTGA